From a single Paraburkholderia edwinii genomic region:
- a CDS encoding alkaline phosphatase family protein — MARSLERIRHVVVVMFENRSLDTMLGWLYPDGDLPQRVLPRGSSPAFDGLRADFSNPSRSGKRIFVTGSVSNTGVPDPDPQETFFNVDAQIFGPRDGITPPLPPMQGFVLNYQTTPTRDPSQVMQAHSPIQVPVLSSLARSYAVSDAWFASVPSQTWPNRAFAHAGTSNGHVNNETFTRNPGTRGLPDPFEWNMRTIFNVLEDADVPWAIYHNTTVIPSLTRTMFPQLWLESLSPRFKRFSAFVDACATGSLPAYSFIEPSFLIEPTDQHPPHDVSAGDYFLYRIWKAVSTSPAWRETLLLITFDEHGGTFDHVLPPANATPPDAANPRGDDGFGFDRFGIRVPAVLVSPYIARGTVFRSPSSTPYDHTSILATLRDWLEIPSARMLTSARIAQAPTLAQVLTLETPRDDLPDIFAPSDVFEHPSLSKPINDLQMSLVTGSARRFGLDPKVIGSLMNTRADAVRFFNGMARQHKPDGT; from the coding sequence ATGGCCAGGAGTCTAGAAAGAATCAGGCACGTCGTTGTTGTCATGTTCGAGAATCGTTCTCTCGATACGATGCTCGGCTGGCTCTATCCGGATGGCGATTTGCCGCAACGCGTGTTGCCCCGCGGCAGTTCGCCGGCTTTCGACGGCCTGCGCGCCGATTTCTCGAATCCGTCTCGCTCGGGAAAACGGATCTTCGTCACAGGTTCCGTGTCGAATACCGGCGTGCCGGACCCCGATCCGCAGGAAACCTTCTTCAACGTCGACGCGCAGATATTCGGACCACGAGACGGCATTACGCCGCCGCTGCCGCCGATGCAAGGCTTCGTACTCAACTACCAGACGACGCCGACGCGCGACCCGAGCCAGGTCATGCAAGCCCATAGCCCGATACAGGTGCCGGTGCTGTCGTCGCTGGCTCGCTCATATGCAGTGAGCGATGCGTGGTTTGCCTCGGTACCGAGCCAGACCTGGCCGAATCGCGCGTTCGCGCACGCAGGCACATCGAACGGTCACGTCAACAACGAAACCTTTACGCGAAACCCCGGAACCCGAGGCTTGCCCGATCCGTTTGAGTGGAATATGAGGACCATCTTCAATGTGCTCGAAGATGCCGATGTTCCGTGGGCCATCTATCACAACACGACCGTGATTCCGTCGCTCACGCGCACCATGTTTCCGCAGTTATGGCTCGAATCGCTGTCGCCGCGCTTCAAGCGTTTTTCCGCATTCGTCGACGCATGTGCGACGGGTTCGTTGCCGGCGTACTCGTTTATCGAGCCGAGTTTCCTGATCGAACCGACCGATCAGCATCCGCCACACGACGTGAGCGCCGGCGACTACTTTCTCTACCGCATATGGAAGGCAGTCAGCACGTCGCCCGCATGGCGCGAGACGCTGCTGCTTATCACGTTCGACGAGCATGGCGGCACCTTCGATCACGTGTTGCCGCCCGCCAACGCGACGCCACCCGATGCTGCGAACCCACGCGGCGACGACGGGTTCGGCTTCGACCGCTTCGGCATACGCGTACCGGCCGTGCTGGTATCGCCATATATCGCGCGAGGCACGGTGTTCCGCTCGCCGAGTTCCACGCCTTACGATCACACTTCGATTCTCGCGACACTGCGCGACTGGCTCGAAATTCCTTCGGCGCGGATGCTGACGAGCGCGCGGATCGCGCAGGCGCCGACGCTCGCGCAGGTTCTGACGCTTGAAACACCGCGTGACGACCTGCCCGATATTTTCGCGCCGTCCGACGTGTTCGAGCATCCTTCGCTAAGCAAACCGATCAACGATCTGCAGATGAGCCTCGTGACCGGCAGCGCGCGGCGCTTCGGACTCGATCCCAAGGTGATCGGCTCCCTGATGAATACGCGCGCGGATGCCGTGCGGTTCTTCAACGGCATGGCAAGGCAACACAAGCCCGACGGCACGTGA
- a CDS encoding LysR family transcriptional regulator, which yields MNMNRLSWDDLRVFLAVSRAGNLSKAGRLLGMDHATVGRRISALEFALETPVFERDRQGYRLNAQGREMLAHVEAVEANVLTLGDLMNGALPGHAGHVRIATMEGIASLYLSEQFVKLKQRHPGLTVELVTSATDVRISHREADLFLGFFEPRGVNLDIEHIGRFALHLYAHPDYLAAFGTPRTIDELRAHRFVGYVDDLIQLDAVRWLDDAIAEPPIAFHSTSMIAQMFAAAAGAGIVMLPEFARAERFGLALIPLKRLEVTRDVWMSSHQYLRRVPRIAAVASFLTEIMARDYPLE from the coding sequence ATGAACATGAACCGCCTGAGCTGGGACGACTTGCGCGTCTTCCTCGCCGTATCCCGCGCCGGCAATCTCTCGAAGGCCGGGCGTTTGCTCGGCATGGATCACGCCACAGTCGGCCGGCGCATTTCGGCGCTTGAATTCGCGCTCGAGACGCCGGTATTCGAACGCGACCGGCAGGGATACCGGCTCAATGCACAGGGGCGCGAGATGCTGGCTCACGTCGAAGCCGTCGAGGCCAATGTGCTGACGCTCGGCGATCTGATGAACGGGGCACTACCGGGGCACGCCGGTCATGTGCGCATCGCAACAATGGAGGGGATTGCGTCGCTTTATCTGAGCGAACAGTTCGTCAAACTAAAGCAACGCCATCCGGGCCTGACGGTGGAACTGGTGACGTCCGCGACGGACGTGCGCATCTCGCACCGTGAAGCCGATCTTTTCCTCGGCTTTTTCGAGCCGCGCGGCGTCAATCTGGACATCGAACATATCGGGCGCTTTGCGCTGCACCTGTATGCCCATCCCGATTACCTTGCGGCGTTCGGCACGCCTCGAACGATCGACGAATTGCGAGCGCATCGCTTCGTCGGCTACGTCGACGACCTGATTCAACTGGACGCGGTTCGCTGGCTCGACGATGCAATCGCCGAGCCGCCCATCGCGTTCCACTCGACCAGCATGATCGCGCAGATGTTTGCGGCCGCGGCGGGGGCGGGGATCGTCATGCTGCCGGAGTTTGCGCGGGCCGAGCGGTTCGGTCTTGCGCTGATTCCGCTGAAACGGCTGGAGGTGACGCGCGACGTATGGATGAGTTCTCATCAATATTTGCGCCGGGTGCCGCGTATCGCGGCAGTCGCGTCGTTTCTCACCGAAATCATGGCGCGCGACTACCCGTTGGAGTGA
- a CDS encoding DUF485 domain-containing protein, with protein MAESDTDWEAMLASERFKRLARRRRNTVVVLGLVSALYYFSIPALIAWAPDIFRIRLAAGINLGTAFAVSQYPFGGLIVYVFMRRTAAIDRAAAGLAERPNSGVALAEEHHAY; from the coding sequence ATGGCCGAAAGCGACACGGACTGGGAGGCAATGCTCGCAAGCGAGCGTTTCAAACGGCTGGCACGCCGACGGCGCAACACGGTCGTCGTCCTTGGACTGGTTTCCGCGCTTTACTATTTTTCCATTCCCGCGCTGATCGCCTGGGCGCCGGACATCTTCCGCATCAGACTCGCCGCAGGCATCAATCTGGGCACCGCGTTCGCGGTCTCGCAGTATCCGTTCGGTGGGCTGATCGTCTACGTTTTCATGCGCCGCACCGCGGCGATCGATCGCGCCGCGGCCGGTCTTGCCGAGCGGCCGAACTCCGGCGTCGCGCTCGCGGAGGAACATCATGCGTACTAG
- a CDS encoding solute symporter family protein has protein sequence MRTSLRAACATACLAATMPAYAAGVDAAAVSHPALTYAVFGLVIMSTLLITWFASRSNRTAGDFYTAGGSIGPAKNGLAIAGDYLSAAAFLGASGLIALYGFDGMIYLVGFFAAFIPVLLFIAEPCRNLGRYTIGDVLVARNSFRSTKAVSAVSSVVVALAYMIPQIVGGAVIVRALVGIDYNVSVCGVGGLMLVYVACGGMKATTWVQVIKAVLLIGTSFVLVVLAWLPFGFRVPAFMDAVVHSPFVQAHVASMAAAGGLTGDELGWRFLEPGLYLNKPLELLSLGLALVLGTAAMPHILMRLFTVKDAKAARQSVMWAMLGIGVCHLSIVAIGFAAAYFVGAPLIASLDKGGNLAAPLLAQALTGGRGSVGGDLMLAFIAAVAFATIVAVVAGLTLAAASSLAHDVYVGALKSGRATDRQQVMAARVATLAVGAVAIGVSILERGQNVAQLVGLGYAVAASANLPALVLTLYWKRTTTQGVLVGIVGGTLAAIALVLVSPNMTYPAMARAQALQQVADIDRQLTAGPPATATATANRQHLLASRSAAQAAADAIPADATSLVGLRAPLISLRNPGIISIPVGFFLVVLVSLLTRDATARKRWAELVVRRETGYGAVSAVDH, from the coding sequence ATGCGTACTAGCCTGCGTGCCGCATGCGCGACGGCCTGCCTTGCCGCGACAATGCCCGCTTATGCCGCAGGCGTCGACGCAGCCGCGGTCAGCCATCCCGCGTTGACCTATGCCGTGTTCGGTCTCGTCATCATGTCGACGCTATTGATCACATGGTTCGCATCCCGCAGCAACCGTACCGCGGGCGACTTCTATACCGCGGGCGGCAGCATCGGGCCGGCGAAAAACGGGCTCGCCATTGCCGGCGATTATCTGTCGGCAGCGGCCTTTCTCGGCGCGTCCGGACTCATCGCGCTCTATGGCTTCGACGGGATGATCTATCTGGTCGGATTCTTTGCCGCGTTCATCCCGGTGCTGCTCTTTATCGCCGAGCCGTGCCGCAATCTGGGGCGCTACACGATCGGCGATGTGCTCGTCGCCCGCAACAGCTTCCGCTCGACCAAAGCGGTATCCGCGGTGTCGAGTGTAGTCGTCGCGCTGGCTTACATGATTCCGCAGATCGTCGGCGGCGCGGTCATCGTGCGCGCGCTCGTCGGCATCGACTACAACGTCTCGGTTTGCGGGGTCGGCGGCCTGATGCTCGTGTATGTCGCGTGCGGCGGCATGAAAGCAACCACCTGGGTGCAGGTCATCAAGGCTGTGCTGCTGATCGGCACGTCGTTCGTGCTTGTCGTGCTCGCGTGGCTGCCATTCGGCTTTCGCGTCCCTGCTTTCATGGATGCCGTGGTGCACAGCCCGTTCGTGCAGGCCCATGTCGCGTCGATGGCGGCGGCAGGAGGACTGACCGGCGACGAACTCGGTTGGCGCTTTCTCGAGCCCGGCCTGTATCTGAACAAGCCACTCGAACTGCTTTCGCTCGGGCTCGCACTCGTGCTCGGTACCGCGGCGATGCCGCACATCCTGATGCGCCTGTTTACCGTGAAGGACGCGAAAGCCGCACGGCAGTCCGTGATGTGGGCGATGCTCGGCATCGGCGTGTGCCACCTGTCGATCGTCGCGATCGGTTTTGCGGCCGCCTATTTCGTGGGCGCGCCGCTGATCGCATCGCTCGACAAAGGCGGCAATCTCGCGGCGCCGCTGCTTGCCCAGGCGCTGACCGGCGGACGCGGCAGCGTGGGCGGCGACCTGATGCTCGCCTTTATTGCCGCGGTCGCATTCGCCACCATCGTCGCCGTGGTGGCCGGGCTGACACTGGCCGCCGCGTCGTCGCTCGCGCACGACGTCTACGTCGGCGCGCTGAAGAGCGGGCGCGCGACGGATCGGCAACAGGTAATGGCAGCGCGCGTGGCCACGCTCGCGGTCGGCGCGGTCGCCATCGGTGTCAGCATCCTCGAGCGCGGCCAGAACGTCGCGCAGCTCGTCGGGCTCGGCTACGCGGTCGCCGCGTCGGCCAATCTCCCCGCCCTCGTGCTGACGCTGTACTGGAAGCGAACGACGACGCAAGGCGTACTGGTCGGGATTGTCGGCGGGACGCTCGCCGCGATCGCCCTCGTGCTCGTTTCGCCGAACATGACTTATCCGGCGATGGCGCGGGCACAGGCACTGCAACAGGTAGCCGACATCGACAGACAACTGACCGCCGGCCCGCCCGCGACCGCGACTGCTACCGCGAACCGGCAGCATTTGCTGGCGAGCCGCAGCGCGGCGCAAGCGGCCGCCGATGCCATTCCCGCCGACGCCACGAGCCTCGTCGGACTCAGAGCGCCCCTTATCAGTTTGCGCAATCCGGGAATCATCTCGATTCCTGTCGGCTTCTTCCTCGTCGTCCTTGTTTCGCTGCTCACGCGCGATGCCACGGCACGCAAGCGTTGGGCGGAACTCGTGGTGCGCCGCGAGACCGGTTACGGCGCCGTTTCCGCAGTCGATCACTAA
- a CDS encoding carbon-nitrogen hydrolase family protein, producing MSYLPVVKVAAVHAAPVFLNKRATVAKAVSLIREASRNGAQLVAFPESFIPAFPVWASLWAPIDNHDLFERFAAESLYADGSELAEIAAEAERSGVFVSMGFSERSRASVGCLWNSNVLIDDRGEVLNHHRKLVPTFYEKLVWAAGDGAGLQVADTRIGRIGGLICGENTNPLARYTLMAQGEQIHISSWPALWPTRRPVSGGNFDNVSANRLRAGAHSFEAKAFGIICAGYMDAGMRDFLVARDPAAAAVLDGSSRAMTMFVDPTGAPVGEALSDEEGIAYAQFDLNRCVEPKQFHDVVGYYNRFDVFSLTVDRERHEPVSWRTSSRAAVQQPAQPVPEAVLVDA from the coding sequence ATGTCCTATCTTCCTGTCGTCAAAGTTGCTGCGGTCCACGCGGCCCCTGTATTCCTGAACAAGCGTGCAACGGTTGCCAAGGCGGTTTCGCTGATTCGCGAAGCGAGCCGCAACGGTGCGCAGCTCGTCGCATTTCCCGAATCGTTCATTCCGGCGTTTCCGGTGTGGGCGTCGCTATGGGCGCCGATCGACAATCACGATCTGTTCGAACGGTTCGCAGCAGAGAGCCTCTATGCGGACGGCAGCGAACTCGCGGAGATCGCCGCCGAAGCGGAACGCAGCGGCGTGTTCGTTTCGATGGGCTTCAGCGAGCGTTCGCGTGCGAGCGTCGGCTGCCTGTGGAATTCCAATGTGCTGATCGACGATCGCGGCGAAGTGCTGAACCACCACCGCAAACTGGTGCCGACGTTCTATGAAAAGCTCGTGTGGGCGGCCGGCGACGGCGCCGGTCTGCAGGTTGCCGATACGCGCATCGGCCGGATCGGCGGACTGATCTGCGGCGAAAACACCAACCCGCTCGCCCGCTATACGCTGATGGCGCAGGGCGAGCAGATTCACATTTCGAGCTGGCCCGCGCTGTGGCCGACGCGCCGCCCGGTCAGCGGCGGCAACTTCGACAACGTTTCCGCCAACCGGCTGCGCGCCGGCGCCCATTCGTTCGAAGCGAAGGCATTCGGCATTATCTGCGCAGGCTATATGGATGCCGGTATGCGCGACTTTCTCGTGGCGCGAGACCCCGCGGCGGCGGCCGTGCTCGACGGTTCGTCGCGCGCCATGACGATGTTCGTCGACCCGACCGGCGCCCCGGTCGGCGAGGCGTTGAGCGATGAAGAAGGTATCGCGTATGCGCAATTCGATCTGAACCGCTGTGTCGAACCGAAGCAGTTCCACGATGTGGTCGGCTATTACAACCGCTTCGACGTGTTTTCACTGACGGTCGATCGTGAGCGGCATGAACCGGTGTCGTGGCGCACATCGAGCCGCGCTGCCGTACAGCAGCCCGCGCAGCCCGTTCCCGAAGCGGTGCTGGTCGACGCCTGA
- a CDS encoding mandelate racemase/muconate lactonizing enzyme family protein encodes MSIEIARIETWLFRAEVAEAVKTSFGSIPRRSVLLLRVEDTEGAYGWGEIWCNFPPFSADNKLRLMETVVAPAAFAAEYDDAAHAWHTLTEKTRRWTIQSGEYGPIAACIAGLDLALWDLQARRAALPLGRLLGAPANRNRVPAYASGLNPDSAVGTVQRARENGFSAFKVKIGFGLDKDIEVLKGLQRELRRGERLMVDVNQGWDMTQARRALPRLAEFNLGWVEEPIPANSSADEWAELAMISRTPIAGGENVSGFAAFSSLINQASHRVVQPDLLKWGGVTGCLAVGRHAVARGLTYCPHWLGSGIGLLASAHLLAAAGGDGLLEHDVMENPLREALATPFPRVENGTFALPDTPGLGVLPNLNEASGWLVNHQEFRG; translated from the coding sequence ATGTCCATCGAGATTGCACGTATCGAGACCTGGCTGTTCCGCGCGGAAGTCGCCGAGGCAGTGAAAACTTCGTTTGGTTCGATCCCCCGGCGTTCAGTGCTTTTACTACGCGTCGAAGATACGGAGGGCGCGTACGGATGGGGCGAAATCTGGTGCAATTTCCCGCCGTTCTCGGCGGACAACAAGCTGCGCCTGATGGAGACCGTCGTCGCCCCCGCGGCGTTTGCCGCGGAGTATGACGATGCCGCCCATGCGTGGCATACGCTGACGGAAAAAACACGGCGCTGGACGATCCAGAGCGGTGAGTATGGTCCGATTGCGGCCTGCATTGCAGGTCTCGATCTGGCATTGTGGGATCTTCAGGCACGGCGTGCGGCGCTGCCCCTTGGCCGCTTGCTGGGCGCACCGGCGAACCGGAACCGCGTGCCGGCTTACGCGAGCGGACTCAATCCGGACTCGGCAGTTGGGACCGTGCAGCGCGCGAGAGAGAACGGCTTTAGCGCATTCAAGGTCAAGATCGGCTTTGGCCTCGACAAAGACATCGAAGTCCTTAAAGGCCTTCAGAGGGAACTCCGCCGGGGCGAACGCCTGATGGTCGACGTTAATCAGGGCTGGGATATGACGCAGGCGCGGCGCGCTTTGCCGCGCCTCGCCGAATTCAATCTCGGATGGGTGGAAGAGCCCATTCCCGCAAACAGTTCCGCTGACGAGTGGGCCGAACTCGCGATGATTTCCCGCACGCCGATTGCCGGTGGCGAGAATGTGTCGGGATTCGCGGCGTTTTCATCGTTGATCAATCAGGCAAGTCATCGGGTCGTGCAGCCCGATCTGCTGAAATGGGGCGGTGTGACCGGGTGCCTCGCGGTCGGACGTCACGCCGTCGCTCGAGGACTGACCTACTGCCCGCACTGGCTCGGTAGTGGCATCGGTTTGCTCGCATCGGCGCATCTGCTCGCCGCAGCGGGCGGCGATGGGCTGCTCGAACACGATGTAATGGAAAATCCGTTGCGCGAAGCGTTGGCGACGCCATTTCCGCGAGTCGAGAATGGAACGTTTGCACTACCGGATACGCCGGGATTGGGTGTATTGCCGAATCTGAACGAAGCATCCGGGTGGCTCGTGAATCATCAGGAGTTCAGAGGTTAA
- a CDS encoding MFS transporter: MIPAIAAYEPGRQLLPFRESLLAMLGIAFVAMLVALDQTIVGTALPRIVADLKGFDLYAWVATSYMLASVITIPIFGRLGDLFGRKPFLIAAISLFTGASVLCGIASNMLFLVIARGLQGIGGGILIGTVFATVADLFPDPKLRLRWLVFVTSAFGLANVVGPSLGGMLTQSASWRFVFFVNVPVGVASLLFVLRFVPPLRHLRKAGPVQLDWLGAFVVAATFGALQLLIELLPKEGVSMITIVLMLITTACGGILWFWEKRIGYPLVPIDMLLDRRLAALFAMSTLGGFALFSMVFYVPLLFQGGFGMSPHESGMLITPLLLGTSVGSVLNNRLVTRIPRANTLMYIGFALFAVSCLALVAITGHQPHYVWMLCMALSGLGLGVVATNLTICSQQIVARDHIGAVTALLQSLRIFGGMLGTAMTGALLSHLYVRDVHRSLDSYQATQWLQSFASPDLRVDHSQQAALIEHLITAGHVGGPMMHMAREALIDSIHVGLALAAVAAVLGLCLSWFVPTVRVVYPADGAAEGAAAAAAAGAAGAGAAHAAADGAAAQPE, translated from the coding sequence ATGATTCCCGCTATCGCCGCCTATGAACCGGGCAGGCAGTTGCTGCCGTTTCGTGAATCGCTGCTTGCCATGCTCGGCATCGCGTTCGTCGCGATGCTCGTCGCGCTCGATCAGACGATCGTCGGCACCGCGCTGCCGCGCATCGTCGCGGACCTCAAGGGGTTCGATCTATATGCATGGGTTGCGACGTCGTACATGCTCGCATCGGTCATCACGATTCCGATCTTTGGACGCTTAGGTGACCTGTTCGGCCGCAAACCGTTTCTGATCGCCGCAATCTCGCTTTTTACCGGCGCGTCGGTGCTGTGCGGCATCGCGTCAAACATGTTGTTTCTCGTTATTGCCCGCGGCCTGCAGGGCATCGGCGGCGGCATTCTGATCGGCACTGTATTTGCGACGGTCGCCGATCTGTTTCCGGATCCTAAATTGCGGCTGCGCTGGCTCGTGTTCGTCACGTCGGCGTTCGGGCTGGCGAACGTCGTCGGGCCGTCGCTTGGCGGCATGCTCACGCAGTCGGCGAGCTGGCGCTTCGTGTTCTTCGTCAATGTGCCGGTCGGCGTGGCGTCGCTGCTGTTCGTGCTGCGTTTCGTGCCGCCGCTGCGGCATCTGCGCAAGGCGGGCCCGGTGCAACTCGACTGGCTCGGCGCATTCGTCGTCGCGGCGACGTTCGGCGCGCTGCAACTGCTGATCGAACTGTTGCCGAAAGAAGGCGTGAGCATGATCACGATCGTGCTCATGCTGATTACGACCGCCTGCGGCGGCATTCTGTGGTTCTGGGAAAAACGCATCGGCTACCCCTTGGTGCCCATCGACATGCTGCTCGACCGGCGGCTTGCCGCGCTGTTTGCCATGTCCACGCTCGGCGGCTTTGCGCTGTTTTCGATGGTGTTTTATGTGCCGCTGCTGTTTCAGGGCGGCTTCGGCATGTCGCCGCACGAGTCGGGCATGCTGATCACGCCGCTGCTGCTCGGCACGTCGGTCGGCAGTGTGCTGAATAACCGGCTCGTTACGCGCATCCCGCGCGCGAATACGCTCATGTATATCGGCTTTGCGCTGTTTGCGGTGTCGTGTCTCGCGCTGGTCGCGATTACGGGCCACCAGCCGCATTACGTGTGGATGTTGTGCATGGCGCTAAGCGGGCTTGGTCTCGGCGTCGTCGCGACGAACCTGACGATCTGCTCGCAGCAGATCGTCGCGCGCGATCATATCGGCGCGGTGACGGCGCTATTGCAGTCGCTGCGGATCTTCGGCGGCATGCTCGGCACCGCGATGACGGGCGCGCTGCTGAGCCATCTGTATGTGCGCGATGTGCACCGTTCGCTCGATTCGTATCAGGCGACGCAGTGGCTGCAGTCGTTCGCGAGCCCCGATTTGCGCGTCGACCACTCGCAGCAGGCCGCGCTGATCGAGCATCTGATTACGGCCGGGCATGTCGGCGGGCCGATGATGCATATGGCCCGCGAGGCGCTGATCGACTCGATTCACGTCGGCCTCGCGCTCGCTGCGGTCGCCGCGGTGCTGGGGCTGTGCCTTTCGTGGTTCGTGCCGACGGTGCGCGTCGTGTATCCGGCTGATGGTGCGGCGGAAGGCGCGGCGGCTGCGGCGGCGGCTGGGGCAGCGGGGGCAGGGGCCGCGCACGCGGCCGCGGACGGGGCGGCGGCGCAGCCGGAGTAG